The Propionibacterium freudenreichii subsp. freudenreichii genome contains a region encoding:
- a CDS encoding IS481-like element ISPfr17 family transposase — MTHANAPLTPEGRRRLAVLVVEQGWSLRRAAERFQCSPATVKRWADRYRAGLPLIDRSSRPTSSPNRLSRKTEHRIVALRFTRRWGPHRIAYHLRLHRSTVGRVLARYKMPKLINIDQATGLPVRRPKPTRYEVAAPGQLVHVDIKKQGRIPDGGGWRAHGRGSMQDRHAGVARDKAARAGAAGSRGYRYLHHAVDDHSRIAYSEILDDERKETAAGFWTRANAFFAGLGVTVTAVMTDNGSCYRSGAFADALGDEVKHKWTRPYRPQTNGKVERFNRTLAVEWAYAKPYASEAERAAAYETWLHHYNHHRPHTGIGGQTPSARVHNVTGKYI, encoded by the coding sequence GTGACTCACGCTAACGCACCCTTGACACCGGAAGGGCGTCGTCGTCTTGCTGTTCTCGTCGTGGAACAGGGCTGGTCGTTGCGGCGGGCGGCGGAACGGTTCCAGTGCTCGCCCGCGACGGTGAAGCGGTGGGCCGACAGGTACCGGGCAGGGCTGCCGTTGATCGACCGTAGTTCGAGGCCCACCTCGTCACCGAACCGGCTTTCGCGTAAGACGGAGCATCGGATCGTCGCGTTGCGGTTCACTCGCCGGTGGGGTCCGCACCGGATCGCGTATCACCTGCGGTTGCACCGTTCCACGGTCGGTCGGGTGCTCGCCCGATACAAGATGCCGAAGCTGATCAACATCGACCAGGCCACCGGGCTGCCGGTTCGCCGCCCGAAGCCGACACGGTACGAGGTCGCCGCGCCGGGCCAGCTCGTGCACGTAGATATCAAGAAACAAGGCCGGATCCCCGACGGCGGCGGGTGGCGTGCCCACGGTCGCGGATCCATGCAGGACCGTCACGCGGGAGTGGCCCGCGACAAGGCAGCCCGTGCCGGGGCAGCCGGCTCTCGCGGCTACCGGTATCTGCACCACGCCGTGGACGACCACTCCCGGATCGCGTACTCAGAGATCCTTGACGACGAGCGCAAAGAGACCGCAGCGGGGTTCTGGACCCGCGCGAACGCGTTCTTCGCAGGCCTGGGCGTCACAGTCACCGCGGTGATGACCGACAACGGTTCCTGCTACCGGTCAGGCGCCTTCGCTGACGCGCTCGGCGACGAGGTGAAGCACAAGTGGACCCGGCCATACCGGCCGCAGACCAACGGCAAGGTCGAGCGGTTCAACCGAACCCTCGCCGTCGAGTGGGCCTACGCGAAGCCCTACGCCAGCGAAGCCGAGCGCGCCGCAGCCTACGAGACCTGGCTCCATCACTACAATCACCACAGACCCCACACCGGGATCGGCGGCCAGACTCCCTCAGCCCGCGTTCACAACGTCACGGGGAAGTACATCTAG
- a CDS encoding anaerobic C4-dicarboxylate transporter family protein: protein MIWVHLLILLIFVFLGSRLGGVGIGLAGGAGVLVLVATGLHTDAAKDVPWSVIGIIIPVICTIAALQVAGGMDYLVHLTEVLLRRHPKQITYLAPFVTFMLSLLCGTGHTAYSVIPVIVDVAKEHDVRPSRPLSIAVVASQVAVASSPISAATVAMTTVVEPMGIGYLQVLAVTIPTTFIGCAVGAIVASRQGKELKDDPIYQEREAKGLVSHSAAAAAPDFKPAPSAIPSLLIFLASLVVIVVWATISSKQLGIMSNPPINSSSAIMVIMMTTAAIICVLSRKPVSEVTTQSTFRAGMTAAICIMGVAWLGTTFFNNYMSQITTVGSSLLHQVPWLYAVILYFCAPLLFSHAATTAAFMPVAAKIGLTATTMLACYPAVANYYLLPNYPTTVAAIEMDDTGSTRVGRFVLNHPFVIPGTVSIAVAVALGFFWAPIVA, encoded by the coding sequence ATGATCTGGGTGCATCTGCTGATTCTGCTCATCTTCGTCTTCCTCGGCTCACGGCTTGGAGGCGTCGGCATCGGCCTGGCGGGCGGTGCCGGAGTGCTGGTCCTGGTGGCCACAGGGCTCCATACCGACGCCGCCAAGGACGTCCCGTGGTCGGTTATCGGCATCATCATTCCGGTGATCTGCACCATTGCCGCACTACAGGTGGCCGGCGGCATGGACTACCTGGTGCACCTCACCGAGGTGCTGCTTCGTCGGCATCCGAAGCAGATCACCTATCTGGCTCCTTTCGTCACATTCATGCTGTCCCTGCTGTGCGGCACCGGACATACGGCCTATTCGGTGATTCCAGTGATCGTCGACGTGGCCAAGGAGCACGATGTGCGACCCTCGCGTCCCTTGTCGATCGCCGTGGTCGCCTCCCAGGTCGCGGTGGCCTCATCGCCCATCTCGGCCGCCACAGTGGCAATGACCACCGTGGTGGAACCGATGGGAATCGGCTATCTGCAGGTGTTGGCCGTGACGATCCCCACCACCTTCATCGGGTGTGCCGTCGGCGCCATCGTCGCATCGCGTCAGGGCAAGGAGCTCAAGGACGATCCGATCTACCAGGAACGTGAGGCAAAGGGCCTTGTGAGCCACAGCGCCGCTGCCGCAGCGCCTGACTTCAAGCCGGCCCCGAGCGCCATCCCCAGCCTGCTCATCTTCCTTGCCTCGCTGGTGGTCATCGTGGTCTGGGCCACCATCAGTTCCAAGCAGCTCGGCATCATGAGCAACCCGCCCATCAATTCTTCGTCGGCCATCATGGTGATCATGATGACCACCGCCGCCATCATTTGCGTCTTGTCACGCAAGCCGGTGTCCGAGGTCACGACACAGTCCACTTTCCGCGCTGGCATGACTGCCGCCATCTGCATCATGGGCGTGGCCTGGCTCGGCACCACCTTCTTCAACAATTACATGTCCCAGATCACGACAGTTGGTTCCAGCCTGCTGCACCAGGTGCCGTGGCTCTATGCAGTGATCCTCTACTTCTGCGCACCCCTGTTGTTCTCCCATGCGGCCACGACCGCGGCATTCATGCCGGTTGCCGCCAAGATCGGCCTGACTGCCACGACGATGCTCGCCTGCTATCCGGCGGTCGCCAACTACTATCTGCTGCCGAATTACCCCACGACGGTCGCGGCGATCGAAATGGACGACACCGGATCGACCCGGGTGGGACGCTTTGTGCTGAATCACCCGTTCGTGATTCCGGGGACGGTGTCGATTGCCGTCGCCGTGGCCCTCGGCTTCTTCTGGGCGCCGATCGTCGCCTGA
- a CDS encoding HNH endonuclease family protein codes for MAHHRSAGWLALAAFVAASVLVGCDPPATTGSPSTSASSSVATSTPTPSITQTSAAGEAVATGDAEAVRQLLNTLPVKGRAPKTGYERSEFGTAWKDVDHNGCDTRNDVLARDLTDKVYKPGTHDCVVASGVLHDPYTGTTIHFTRGQNTSTAVQIDHIVALSDAWQKGAQQLSADLRTQLANDPLNLLAVDGPTNQQKSDGDAATWLPPNKAFRCTYVTHQVQVKAKYSLWVTQAEKAAITNQLGTCS; via the coding sequence ATGGCGCACCACAGATCAGCCGGCTGGCTCGCGCTGGCGGCATTCGTTGCCGCCAGCGTGCTGGTGGGTTGCGACCCGCCCGCGACCACAGGCTCGCCCTCGACGTCGGCGTCGTCCTCCGTCGCAACAAGCACGCCCACGCCATCCATCACCCAGACCAGTGCGGCAGGCGAGGCGGTGGCCACCGGCGACGCGGAGGCCGTGCGCCAGCTGCTCAACACCTTGCCGGTGAAGGGCCGTGCCCCCAAGACGGGGTATGAGCGCAGCGAGTTCGGTACCGCGTGGAAGGACGTCGACCACAACGGCTGCGACACCCGCAACGACGTCCTGGCCCGCGACCTCACCGACAAGGTCTACAAGCCCGGCACCCACGACTGCGTGGTCGCCAGCGGCGTGCTGCACGACCCCTACACGGGCACCACCATCCACTTCACACGGGGCCAGAACACCTCCACCGCAGTACAGATCGACCACATCGTCGCCCTGTCCGACGCCTGGCAGAAGGGCGCCCAACAACTCAGCGCCGACCTGCGCACCCAGCTGGCCAACGACCCGCTCAACCTGCTGGCCGTCGACGGACCCACCAACCAGCAGAAGAGCGATGGGGACGCCGCTACCTGGCTGCCACCGAACAAGGCATTCCGTTGCACCTATGTGACCCATCAGGTGCAGGTGAAGGCGAAGTACTCCCTGTGGGTGACCCAGGCGGAGAAGGCCGCCATCACCAATCAACTCGGCACCTGCAGCTGA
- a CDS encoding alcohol dehydrogenase catalytic domain-containing protein codes for MRSGGKPSDGKVLGWDAAGVVQGVGPEVTLFAPGDEVFYAGDLTRAGFRCGVAARRRAYRGA; via the coding sequence GTGCGTTCGGGCGGCAAGCCCAGCGACGGGAAGGTCCTGGGCTGGGACGCCGCCGGCGTCGTGCAGGGCGTCGGACCTGAGGTGACGCTCTTCGCGCCCGGTGACGAGGTGTTCTACGCTGGTGACCTCACCCGCGCGGGCTTCCGATGCGGAGTTGCAGCTCGTCGACGAGCGTATCGTGGGGCATAA
- a CDS encoding zinc-binding dehydrogenase → MTSPARASDAELQLVDERIVGHKPHTLDFAAAAALPLTSLTAYEALFDKLRLTADSSGTLLVLGSSGGVGSVLIQLAKQLTHVTVIAAASREESTQWAVDLGADHVLNYHDDDFADQIVELAPGGVDDVFSAHSRGQIPLFIKVLRPFGQIVAIDDEPELDYYALKNKALTWHWEFMFARSMFHAPDLIRQHEILERIAELVDTGRVRTTLTRALQPFDAAQLREAHRVVESGHALGKIVVARS, encoded by the coding sequence GTGACCTCACCCGCGCGGGCTTCCGATGCGGAGTTGCAGCTCGTCGACGAGCGTATCGTGGGGCATAAGCCCCACACCCTCGACTTCGCCGCGGCCGCTGCGCTTCCCCTCACCAGCCTGACCGCCTACGAGGCCCTGTTCGACAAGCTGCGCCTCACCGCCGACAGTTCCGGGACGTTGCTCGTGCTCGGTTCGTCGGGAGGCGTCGGCTCGGTGCTCATCCAGCTCGCCAAGCAGCTCACCCACGTCACGGTGATCGCGGCCGCATCACGCGAGGAGTCCACGCAATGGGCCGTCGACCTGGGTGCCGACCACGTGCTCAACTACCATGACGATGACTTTGCCGACCAGATCGTGGAATTGGCGCCGGGCGGTGTCGATGATGTCTTCAGCGCGCATAGTCGCGGCCAGATCCCCTTGTTCATCAAGGTATTGCGCCCCTTCGGGCAAATCGTCGCCATTGACGACGAACCAGAACTTGATTACTACGCCCTGAAGAACAAGGCGCTCACGTGGCATTGGGAATTCATGTTCGCCCGCTCCATGTTCCACGCTCCGGACCTGATCCGCCAGCACGAAATCCTGGAACGCATCGCCGAACTGGTGGATACCGGCCGCGTGCGCACCACCCTTACCCGTGCCCTGCAACCCTTTGATGCCGCCCAGCTCCGCGAAGCGCACCGGGTGGTCGAGAGTGGGCACGCCCTGGGCAAGATCGTGGTGGCCCGCAGCTGA